Part of the Cydia pomonella isolate Wapato2018A chromosome 20, ilCydPomo1, whole genome shotgun sequence genome is shown below.
GCAGAAATGTcaaaatagtatttatttttaaagtttttaggcaaaattgtaaaaatagacATATTCTGCGACGCCAAGCGTATGCTCCACAATATTCAAAAATAGATTGACGAATTGTGTACGTTAATCAATCGAGCGATATATCCAGCGGTCGTAATATTAATAGATTGGTATCTACCACCAAGGGCGGTGTTGGTGCACTATGGTTAGTGAAGAGACACGACCACAGACATCTTTATAGAAGCTGGAAGTTTGTTTATAAAGCAAACACAAACATGCCATTGTCCAAGCAACGTGGGTTGCTctttgggattttttttttctatatggAAGTCCATTTTACAGATAAAagcatacaaatacataaatttctGATATGTCAGCGCCGTTCCTTTCGAATACTCTCCTCACTCTTCTCTATCCTATTCGAGCCCTCCACTCCAGAATATATCAAAtgcaacttcaactttatcacCCCCCGCCCAGGCTGCGAGCTGCGCTCTGCCGTTCTCCCTCACCATGCTGGTTTTCTCACGTCTTCTTTCGCTGTTCAAGCAATCCTTCTTTGGAATGCGCTTCCTCTATCGATTAGACAAGCCCCAAACAAGCTGAATTTCAAACGAATTCTCTACAAGCCCCTGCTAGATACTGTCTAGTGGGAACCCTCCTccttttgtattttactttcatatccctggtggcctagcggtacgagcgtgcgacttgcaatccggaggtcgcgggttcaaaccccggctcgtaccaatgagtttttcggaacttatgtacgaaatatcatttgatatttaccagtcgcttttcggtgaaggaaaacatcgtgaggaaaccggactaatcccaacaaggcctagtttaccctcggggttggaaggtcagatggcagtcgctttcgtaaaaactagtgcctacgccaaatcttggggttagttgtcaagcggacaccaggctcccatgagccgtggcaaaatgccgggacaacgcgaggaagaagaagatattataAAATCATAGCCTaagatgaaagaaaaataaaaagcatacctaaaaatagaaaatgtatgataataagttttggcaaaaatttcatttttggtacaagcttctatcgcttactgtactttttttccacaggcaactaatactaatcgagacaattctagaaaccccaaacacaattgtgttatcacagagttcctatggctatctccatcatcagatcatcttgatggtaccataatattgcattgtcacccgacttacatactcgtatgtatgcaaactttcagcttcatcggaaaccgggaagtgggtcaaatttaacttgcaagatttgtcccatacatactaacagggcaagttaaataaaagcttgtaataaataggtacagtcaccattaGATATATTGAAGCGGCCAAGGTTCCAACACGTCTCTATTATCAAAGCGCTACAGtgagtgttcagatatttttgagtacctcggccgctccgatatatctgagaCTGTACCTGTCTGTGATAACAATTGTATGAAATGAAGTGGTATTTCTAAACGTTTTTTTTGCTAAGTATATATGCATAATACCGTGACAATATGATGATGCCTACGTCAATCGTGGATCTATAATTACTTAATTGTATCTCCTTGAAATACCACTTATTATCGTACAAACGctttataattacatttttcaattgtgttttcAAACCCATTATGattaaatgttttgattttgACCTTGACGACTTTAAAAGCTTGCGTGTCATGCATGTTATAGACcgaccaggggcccatttctcgaacgttattagtctaatattattagtgtgttgtcacactaataatattagactaataccattcgagaaataggcccttGGACTGTAGTTTTTGTTTTAGCTATTATGGTCTGGCAATAATAGTCATCAAGTGGACCCTATCTTTGAAGCAGGAGGTCTTGGGTTCGAATCACGGTCAAGGCATTTATCAAACCTGTATCGAAATCATCACCGTCCTCATGAtgatggtgatgatgatgatttccaTACAAGTTTTTTTAGGTAGATGGCAAATTTAGGAAACCAGGCTTTGGGCGAACGTGACTTTGGCCAACCATGTAGACAGTGGTTTCACATCAACCTGCAGTGCATCACGACTAAGATGAGAGCGTTTTCATGTCGTCCGATACGGctacaaagaaataaaaataaaagtgccATTGACAAATGTCGTAACGGTAAGGAAAGACCGCAGGCGGTAGGAATTTATCGCTTCTCGGCCTTTTGGCTACGATCAAAGTGTAGTAGGCGGTAGGAATTTGGAATGTTTTAAAGGAatttaaagttgttttttttttttcaggggaCATAGTGACGAACTACATCGCCTTCTACCTGCTGTGGTACGTGGTGATGGTGCTGGAGCTGCAGTTTGCATTCACCGCTCTGTCCATGCGTTCGCGGTTCCGTGCAGTCAACGACGCTATCGCGCTTACGGCACGACACGTCGCCATACCGCGTGAGTATTATTACATATAGTGACGAATTGCGTCGCCTTCTATCTGCTGTGGTACGTGGTGATGGTGCTGGAGTTACAGTTTGCGTTCACCGCGCTGTCCGTGCACTCGCGGTTTCGCGCAGTCAACGAGGCCATCGCGCTTACGCACGACACGTCGCCATACCGCGTAAGTAGGCATTATAACACTTATAAGACATATAGCCAAATATTGTACGCCTTTGTAAGGCAGGATATGGCGAACATGAACCTGTTATTACCTAAGACCTTTGTAAACACATAACCATgcaattatggaaggtagaggcaaggaacagaaactccttaggcagaattgtccagctgtcagctataaataatagttccaaatctcttcagagtagcgctagagtagctaagaacctaggcgttattgacggagtgaagtgcgctgtctatgattagattttttttctcaagtattctaggtattgtagcgccacctaattatggttttttgtcggacactttttggtatatggagattttttccttgcctctaccttccgtacATGCAATGGAATAATTAGATTTTTGATTTTGAAGCTCTATGACTCATgttttggtaaaatgttgccagtacttattttacaggatttatgGTATCTGTCTCGTTATTGGTGCCACATACATTAGATAATAGACATAGATGTGTTTACTAAAGCAAACACTTTCACATAGATTgacgtacattgacccgcctgttgcaTCTCTCTCAACATCATccatctctattgcacgcgcataattaatATTGCTGTCAAGCTCACACTATGACATTGACAACCAGCATCATTGGCGGTATCATACGAAAATCTATGTGGAAAGCGTCTCTTCCTTATACTAATTTGTCTCCCTTTATTTTTCAGTGGAGAAGTTGGAACAACCAACGCCCGTGAACATGTTCGCGATCCGCGTCGCTCCGTCCGACCCGCGTCGCTCTGCCAGCAACATCAGCTTGCTGGTCGACTCGCTGCCCCAGGCCGACCATCCCGTTATTATTAGGAAAAATGGTGCGTAGACTTCaacacagaataagtaatagtacggagaggatcgtgctgtgccgctggagtgacgaagcctTAAAACACAtgtccgccctcggaatacccaactggcgcgaagtgacgcaggatagggcagagtggcgctctcttgtgtcagaggccaaaaTCCTGTTTGGGTTACTGAGCCAGTCAAGTAAGtaactaccgtacagaaaataaaattgctatAAAACCAAAGTTAAACAGCAATTTGGGACGAAtcattttaaatctaacttaaaTCTAGATATGTCAAATAGAGGCTATCTACATTCTAACAGTTGCAGGACTGTAATTTGACTCAAGCATATTTCCTTTAACAACAGATACTACGccatttatgttatttattctTGTTTTCTCCAGTAAACGGCGATCCTCGTCTAATCGTGCCCCCGTGCGAGGCCATCCGTCGGTTGGCAGCGCTCCACGGCTCCTTGTGTGAAGTGGTGCAGCGGATTGACAGAAGCTATGGGCTCCCGCTCGTAGTTATACTGCTGTCTACGTTGCTGCATCTCATTGTTACGCCGTACTTCCTTATTATGGAGATCAGTGAGTCCATTCAGGATTACAgtctattgtattgtagcacGGGCACGGGCAGGTTTCCAGAACTCGGCGACTGGCGCCATATTTGCGTGAAGGGGGTAAGGGGTATGCTAATACAACCAGCCTAACTCCTCAACTGACGTTGAGTAGGACCTAGGGAAGATCTCTCGGAAATCCGAGATGTTTTACCCTTATGATTTATCTGAGGACTCTACTGAGAACATAATATACACTTTGTAGAAGACAAataccacagaataagtaatagtatttcatAAATGCTATTCCTAAAACGACTACAACTTTAATAAGCGAGCTGGAGTGTCAAgttttcatttcccaactattTCTCTCAGGGGGTATAATTGCCAATTATTGGAGTCCTGTTTATATCCTTTACGAGCCCAGTTTTGCCATCGGCTCTCTTGTTACCTACGATCCGTATGAATATCTGTAAAGTTCTACGGGCAGCATAATTCTTACTGGTGAAACTTCCTCTCAAACGCTTAGGTTAATCTCATACACCATCTCTGCCAAACGATTTTGCATGAAATGTTATACGAAAATTCTTAGAAATATAagaatgttttttcttttttcagttGTATCTACGAATCGAATCCACTTCTTGGTGCTCCAGTTTCTGTGGTGCGTCACCCACATGCTGCGCATGTTCGTCGTGGTTGAACCATGTCACTACACCATTACtgaagtacctatttataacaTATATCCTATCTAATGATAAGTGGCTACCAAAACTTAGGATACCCCATATTAGAAAATCTCAATCTCTGGCCATACCAAGATGACATACGTAGGTACATCCTGAACGAATAGAACAAATGTaccgggatgacagatgctacgaaaactCGCGTGACTATTTCCATGCATTATTAAAGTTACGATTaacgttttctatcaacgattgtcatcttgactaggcccccagGACGTTAGATATTATAGCCGGAGATTCACAAAAGCTGGCGCGGACCTGTAACAGATGACTGGTTTGTAGTATTGGAATAAAACAGCGATCATTACAGTTTATaatcctaccgactgcgccaacTATTAATAGTTTGATCCGTTTAATCATAGACAAAAAAGAAGTCAAAGATAAACTAAACACCGACTACAATGTCACTATAGAGCAGAGATAATTTAGATACTCTttgttatttcaatattttgtaGAATTTAGTTTTTGGTATCCAGTTGGACAACATGTACAGGAAACCTCTTTATGTAGTAACCTCACTATGGAATTGTATACGTTTATAAAATTTCCAATTTTTCTTCCAGGGCAAAAGGACCGAACAGCTGGTTTGCCAGCTGATGACATACGCGCCGTCCGGCGGCGCACTGCCCTCGCGGCTGGAGCTGTTCTCCCGGCAGCTCTTGCTGCGCTCCGTCAACTACTCCCCGCTGGGGATGGCCACGCTGGACCGCCCGCTGGTCGCTTCTGTAAGACGTAGACTTATTCCTTTCTTCTTCTCAACCTTCcttttttcttcttttcatccttgTACGAAGACCGTCTGACCTGCGTTGTCGAAGGCAAGATATTAATGGCGTTGCTGGTAATGTCATGTTGGAGCCGCTGGTCGCTTCTATAAAACTCCTTTGCTTTCTCTTTCCCATTTCCATTCAGTTTCGGGCTACGCACCAGGGCCTTCTGCCATAGGTTGTCGATGGCGAGATATTGacagacaaataaaaaaaaaataaagagtgaagagtatcactgagccgtgacccttttgtcctgctgcaacgcacacagtatgtaggtaggtacttttattttattttattgtttattaattatgcctattttgttgtctcaattttcttttgtgctattttcattttgttcctgtaataatttgtgttctttatgatgatttaaactttatattgtgtgtttttgcagctgccaaataaatgatttatctatctatctattcaGAGTTTTTAGATCCTTCTCTGCGTCACACATGTAAGACACGTTTTTGTAAAACTCATGTAGCCGTCCATTCTTGCCTCTTTcccatttttaattttgattggaCGGAGACACCAGGACAGTCCTGGATCGTCAGTGGCAAGATATTCAGggattttagttttttctcaatCTGAATCACCATGAAGTAGAGGTGATCTTTCTGCTGGAGCTGCTATCCCGGAGGCTCTTGCTGCACTCCGACACCTACTACCCGCAGGG
Proteins encoded:
- the LOC133529043 gene encoding gustatory receptor for sugar taste 43a-like isoform X2, whose product is MSGMSPRLLYTNLIKTFVSGVEAGKDGAVAPMPGEHTKPEVSTYCVVGGAHACILRISSFFGLAPLKFETQSNGFAVTISSAMCIYSYTLVTILVICTIFGLATEINIGVELSVRMSSRMSQVVSTCDVLVVVITAGAGVYGAPRRMREMLKFMDNVASVDNSIGAQYCPANERKLCAILLAILIFFTVLITDDFCFYVLQAKKINREWDIVTNYIAFYLLWYVVMVLELQFAFTALSMRSRFRAVNDAIALTARHVAIPLEKLEQPTPVNMFAIRVAPSDPRRSASNISLLVDSLPQADHPVIIRKNVNGDPRLIVPPCEAIRRLAALHGSLCEVVQRIDRSYGLPLVVILLSTLLHLIVTPYFLIMEIIVSTNRIHFLVLQFLWCVTHMLRMFVVVEPCHYTITEGKRTEQLVCQLMTYAPSGGALPSRLELFSRQLLLRSVNYSPLGMATLDRPLVASVIGAVTTYLVILIQFQRYDS
- the LOC133529043 gene encoding gustatory receptor for sugar taste 43a-like isoform X3, which translates into the protein MGVEAGKDGAVAPMPGEHTKPEVSTYCVVGGAHACILRISSFFGLAPLKFETQSNGFAVTISSAMCIYSYTLVTILVICTIFGLATEINIGVELSVRMSSRMSQVVSTCDVLVVVITAGAGVYGAPRRMREMLKFMDNVASVDNSIGAQYCPANERKLCAILLAILIFFTVLITDDFCFYVLQAKKINREWDIVTNYIAFYLLWYVVMVLELQFAFTALSMRSRFRAVNDAIALTARHVAIPLEKLEQPTPVNMFAIRVAPSDPRRSASNISLLVDSLPQADHPVIIRKNVNGDPRLIVPPCEAIRRLAALHGSLCEVVQRIDRSYGLPLVVILLSTLLHLIVTPYFLIMEIIVSTNRIHFLVLQFLWCVTHMLRMFVVVEPCHYTITEGKRTEQLVCQLMTYAPSGGALPSRLELFSRQLLLRSVNYSPLGMATLDRPLVASVRRRLIPFFFSTFLFSSFHPCTKTV
- the LOC133529043 gene encoding gustatory receptor for sugar taste 43a-like isoform X1, whose protein sequence is MSGMSPRLLYTNLIKTFVSGVEAGKDGAVAPMPGEHTKPEVSTYCVVGGAHACILRISSFFGLAPLKFETQSNGFAVTISSAMCIYSYTLVTILVICTIFGLATEINIGVELSVRMSSRMSQVVSTCDVLVVVITAGAGVYGAPRRMREMLKFMDNVASVDNSIGAQYCPANERKLCAILLAILIFFTVLITDDFCFYVLQAKKINREWDIVTNYIAFYLLWYVVMVLELQFAFTALSMRSRFRAVNDAIALTARHVAIPLEKLEQPTPVNMFAIRVAPSDPRRSASNISLLVDSLPQADHPVIIRKNVNGDPRLIVPPCEAIRRLAALHGSLCEVVQRIDRSYGLPLVVILLSTLLHLIVTPYFLIMEIIVSTNRIHFLVLQFLWCVTHMLRMFVVVEPCHYTITEGKRTEQLVCQLMTYAPSGGALPSRLELFSRQLLLRSVNYSPLGMATLDRPLVASVRRRLIPFFFSTFLFSSFHPCTKTV